In Flavobacterium piscisymbiosum, the sequence AAAAACAAGTGTTTAAAAAAATAATTTTAAGTACAAAAAAAGCATGGAGATATAATAAAGATGCTGTAGTCGAATTATTAATTCCTGATTACGCTTTACTTACAACAAAGCTTAATGAGCAAACTGTATCGCAATATAGTGATATACGTGTTGCAAATGTTACTGTTGGCTATATTAAAGTTCATTACCCTGAAAATAAATATAGTCAAAATGATTTTTTGAAAGAAGAGCAAAAGCTACTGGACACTATTGCATTTGAAATTGGTACTTATTTAGAGAAATTAAAAAACTTCAAAAAAAAACAAATCCTAATGCGAACTGTAGAAAGAGTAGACCGATTGTCTGTTCTTGGAGAAATGACGGCTGGAATTGCTCATGAACTCAATACTCCTTTGGGAAATATATTGGGTTATGCTGAATTAATCAAAAGCAATAATACAAATCCCGAAATTGATTCTGATATTTCTATCATAATAAACTCGGTTATTTATTCCCGCGAAATTGTAAAAAAATTAATGTTCTTTTCTTGCGAAATGCCGCAGCAACTGCAATTACAAGAAATTAAGCCTATTGTAAATTTTGCAATGTCATTTCTTAAACAAAACTTTCAGAAAAGAAATATCAAAAGTGAACTCATTTTTAAAAACGATACTGTAGTCGCCAGGATCGACAATGTACAACTGACGCAGGTTTTTTTTAATTTACTGATCAATGCCATACATGCTTCTCCTGAGAAAAGCATTATAAAAACAATTATCGAAAGTGATACGGAAAACTTATTCATAACAGTCGAAGATCACGGAATTGGAATTCCCGATGCCATGAAACAAAAGGTATTT encodes:
- a CDS encoding sensor histidine kinase yields the protein MKSFPTKEKLKERVKELTCLYEVSKTIARSDGKEKQVFKKIILSTKKAWRYNKDAVVELLIPDYALLTTKLNEQTVSQYSDIRVANVTVGYIKVHYPENKYSQNDFLKEEQKLLDTIAFEIGTYLEKLKNFKKKQILMRTVERVDRLSVLGEMTAGIAHELNTPLGNILGYAELIKSNNTNPEIDSDISIIINSVIYSREIVKKLMFFSCEMPQQLQLQEIKPIVNFAMSFLKQNFQKRNIKSELIFKNDTVVARIDNVQLTQVFFNLLINAIHASPEKSIIKTIIESDTENLFITVEDHGIGIPDAMKQKVFEPFFTTKATNKGCGLGLSVVHGIIKNHNGEITIRNNTPRGTIFIIKLPLN